The Pasteurella multocida genome contains a region encoding:
- a CDS encoding DUF3486 family protein, translated as MPKRSTVKALPQSIRDWLDSALVENNFSGYRELEDELKKRGYDISKSAVHRYGQKLEQRLASIKASAEAAKVISENISNEKGVQSDAILEMIQSEVFQALMSLEEIKEEDDPMKRLAALSFVGKNISPLIGASINLKKYQAEIKARAEAAAKEVDKVVKKNGLTEETAEQIRKQILGIV; from the coding sequence ATGCCAAAACGTTCTACGGTAAAAGCATTACCTCAATCAATTAGAGATTGGCTTGATTCTGCACTAGTTGAAAATAATTTTAGTGGTTATCGTGAGCTTGAAGATGAACTTAAAAAGCGTGGTTATGACATTTCAAAAAGTGCAGTCCATCGCTACGGGCAAAAGCTTGAACAACGTCTCGCGTCAATAAAAGCAAGTGCCGAAGCCGCTAAAGTTATTTCTGAAAATATCAGTAATGAAAAAGGTGTCCAAAGTGATGCGATTTTAGAAATGATCCAAAGCGAAGTGTTTCAGGCGTTAATGAGTCTTGAGGAAATAAAAGAAGAAGACGACCCAATGAAACGCCTGGCGGCATTATCCTTTGTCGGGAAAAACATCAGCCCGTTGATTGGAGCAAGTATCAATCTGAAAAAATACCAAGCTGAAATTAAAGCTCGTGCTGAGGCTGCTGCAAAAGAAGTGGATAAAGTTGTGAAGAAAAACGGCTTAACAGAAGAAACAGCAGAGCAAATTCGAAAACAAATTTTAGGTATTGTGTAA